One window of the Solanum stenotomum isolate F172 chromosome 11, ASM1918654v1, whole genome shotgun sequence genome contains the following:
- the LOC125844811 gene encoding uncharacterized protein LOC125844811 isoform X2: MSQQPTTVKTPLLARSTLFLTQCSYEERTNDHRLTTTTNYKSSDPNPFSRDLSSSDRTPIRSPPTNRPQVLTPMKSELKTSSNNMLEALNSSCYSNDSRELQQQPMSSQISNQRAPSSISDSGTHSQICG; the protein is encoded by the exons ATGAGCCAGCAGCCAACTACCGTCAAAACCCCACTGCTCGCCCGCTCCACCCTCTTCCTCACTCAATGTTCCTACGAGGAACGTACAAATGACCATCGCTTAACTACCACAACAAACTACAAAAGCTCCGACCCAAATCCCTTTTCAAGAGATCTCTCAAGCTCCGACCGAACCCCGATCAGATCTCCACCAACCAATCGACCCCAAGTTTTAACTCCGATGAAAAGCGAGCTCAAAACTTCGTCAAACAACATGCTTGAAGCTTTGAACTCCAGTTGTTACTCCAATGACAGTCGTGAACTACAACAACAACCAATGAGCTCACAAATTAGCAACCAGCGAGCTCCAAGCTCCATCTCCG ATTCAGGCACTCATTCTCAAATTTGTGGCTAG
- the LOC125844811 gene encoding uncharacterized protein LOC125844811 isoform X1, with protein sequence MSQQPTTVKTPLLARSTLFLTQCSYEERTNDHRLTTTTNYKSSDPNPFSRDLSSSDRTPIRSPPTNRPQVLTPMKSELKTSSNNMLEALNSSCYSNDSRELQQQPMSSQISNQRAPSSISGTQKCFPRKSFK encoded by the exons ATGAGCCAGCAGCCAACTACCGTCAAAACCCCACTGCTCGCCCGCTCCACCCTCTTCCTCACTCAATGTTCCTACGAGGAACGTACAAATGACCATCGCTTAACTACCACAACAAACTACAAAAGCTCCGACCCAAATCCCTTTTCAAGAGATCTCTCAAGCTCCGACCGAACCCCGATCAGATCTCCACCAACCAATCGACCCCAAGTTTTAACTCCGATGAAAAGCGAGCTCAAAACTTCGTCAAACAACATGCTTGAAGCTTTGAACTCCAGTTGTTACTCCAATGACAGTCGTGAACTACAACAACAACCAATGAGCTCACAAATTAGCAACCAGCGAGCTCCAAGCTCCATCTCCG GTACCCAGAAGTGCTTTCCAAGAAAGTCATTCAAATAA